In Arthrobacter sp. QXT-31, one genomic interval encodes:
- a CDS encoding AAA family ATPase encodes MRDLPVRRLTVSDFRRIEGTREFPLDAPIVLIHGPNGTGKTSVLSALELALTGSIRSMERSSPRYRAHLPFFGQPYATVRVDVAESLQAGNPGQPLTVGGARTEGTPAFSTSTAQFYAERCYLDQASLSRLLDLYQDREGSNQSALEKFVNELLGLEKLDALRDGLREALDLRFLKKLAIGVDDADREAKAAAAELKKQTALLAECRSEVASARTALRETIAGLNHGGAEQETDQALLEYADALRHDTSTRTELEGATRRQQELIALGGRISALLERPTPQRLEEKRTALAATATRKKEWEATSGVEIRAWEAAAAAAGASLQTDPRSAIEHAKNVAAQKLRSDLDFHRQTESVRTDLVSDQAELDAVQTRLTAAHEHSSALVESLTAARAVAVESNRCPVCDRDFAETAGHNLLAHIDGKLADLATHGQQLVVLRHDRDRLVARIARAEVELTKLSGTLLTPDQRQFIEDRLTMLTELAVQVGDIELAKSYGKDLERNERDLQQTLDDLEVATLEEAHISREIAKYADVLRAAVPTTSDFPAALNELRDHADAHVARLKGKAEQSEKAVEQAAFLVKALERDSLIGRQVVDVVEQKKHWEDRFAEAKRRQGVAKEVHEAASQARTAIVHRVFTESLNDVWKSVFTRLAPDESFIPRFGIPSAAKKTFDIKLETIHRDGETSGPPQMMLSAGNLNTAALSLFLALHLAVEPLVPCLVFDDPVQAMDEVHVAQFAALVRLLSKQNERQVIIAVHERELFDYLALELSPAYEGDELITIELGERAADEDHGVTRHFWEPDVAIIN; translated from the coding sequence ATGCGTGACCTTCCGGTTCGTCGACTGACGGTTTCGGACTTCCGCCGTATCGAGGGCACGCGCGAGTTCCCGCTAGATGCCCCCATCGTTCTCATTCATGGGCCCAACGGGACAGGAAAGACCAGCGTGTTGTCCGCGCTCGAGCTTGCGCTGACCGGTTCCATCCGGAGCATGGAACGGAGCTCACCGCGCTACAGAGCTCATCTACCATTCTTCGGTCAGCCATACGCGACCGTTCGTGTCGATGTCGCCGAGAGTCTGCAAGCAGGTAATCCCGGGCAGCCGCTGACGGTCGGCGGTGCGCGTACGGAAGGGACCCCGGCGTTCAGCACGTCGACGGCGCAGTTTTACGCCGAACGCTGCTACCTGGACCAGGCCTCCCTGAGTCGTCTGCTCGATCTGTATCAGGACCGCGAGGGAAGCAATCAATCGGCGCTGGAGAAGTTCGTCAATGAACTCCTCGGGTTGGAGAAGCTAGATGCCCTCCGCGACGGACTCCGTGAGGCCCTCGACCTGAGGTTTCTTAAGAAGCTCGCAATAGGCGTAGACGACGCCGACCGTGAAGCAAAAGCCGCAGCAGCTGAACTCAAGAAACAAACCGCCCTGTTGGCAGAGTGTCGGTCGGAGGTTGCCAGCGCGCGAACCGCGCTGCGCGAGACGATCGCAGGCCTCAACCATGGTGGGGCCGAACAGGAGACCGATCAGGCCCTCCTCGAATACGCGGACGCACTCCGCCACGACACCTCCACCCGTACAGAGTTGGAGGGTGCGACAAGACGTCAGCAAGAGCTCATCGCCTTAGGCGGCCGCATCTCCGCGCTCCTTGAGCGCCCAACCCCGCAGCGCCTCGAGGAGAAGCGCACCGCATTAGCAGCTACGGCGACCCGAAAAAAGGAATGGGAAGCCACGAGCGGGGTAGAGATTCGGGCATGGGAAGCGGCCGCGGCGGCCGCCGGCGCCAGCCTTCAGACCGATCCGCGAAGCGCGATCGAACATGCCAAGAATGTCGCTGCTCAGAAACTGCGCAGCGATTTGGATTTTCACAGGCAGACCGAGTCCGTTCGCACGGATTTGGTGAGCGACCAGGCCGAGCTTGATGCAGTTCAAACGAGACTTACCGCGGCTCACGAGCATTCAAGTGCACTCGTGGAGAGCCTGACCGCAGCCCGCGCTGTGGCCGTAGAAAGCAACAGATGCCCAGTCTGTGATCGTGACTTCGCTGAAACCGCCGGGCACAATTTGTTGGCCCACATTGATGGCAAACTGGCCGACCTAGCGACCCATGGCCAGCAACTCGTGGTCCTTCGCCATGATCGCGATCGCCTGGTCGCACGAATTGCACGTGCTGAAGTCGAACTCACCAAGCTATCGGGCACCCTTCTCACTCCAGACCAGCGGCAGTTCATCGAGGACCGTCTCACGATGCTTACCGAACTCGCTGTCCAGGTCGGTGATATCGAATTGGCGAAGTCCTACGGCAAAGATCTCGAGCGGAACGAGCGCGATCTTCAACAGACACTGGACGACCTTGAGGTTGCGACCTTGGAAGAGGCACACATCAGCCGCGAGATCGCAAAGTATGCGGACGTGCTGCGGGCAGCCGTGCCAACAACCTCGGATTTCCCGGCGGCGTTGAACGAACTGCGTGACCACGCGGACGCCCACGTTGCCCGCCTCAAGGGCAAGGCCGAGCAGAGCGAGAAGGCCGTTGAGCAAGCTGCTTTCCTGGTGAAAGCCCTTGAGCGCGACTCTCTGATCGGTCGCCAAGTGGTTGACGTGGTGGAACAGAAGAAGCACTGGGAAGACCGGTTCGCGGAAGCCAAACGCCGTCAAGGAGTGGCGAAGGAGGTCCACGAAGCCGCATCACAGGCGCGAACCGCCATCGTCCACCGCGTCTTCACTGAGTCCCTCAATGACGTATGGAAGTCTGTGTTCACCAGACTCGCCCCCGACGAGAGCTTCATTCCAAGATTCGGCATCCCAAGCGCGGCCAAGAAGACCTTCGACATCAAACTGGAAACCATTCACCGCGACGGGGAAACCAGCGGGCCACCGCAAATGATGTTGTCCGCAGGCAACCTCAACACCGCAGCGCTGTCGTTGTTTCTCGCGCTCCATCTCGCAGTCGAGCCTCTCGTCCCTTGTCTGGTGTTCGACGACCCTGTGCAAGCGATGGACGAGGTGCATGTCGCGCAGTTCGCTGCCCTCGTCCGTCTATTGTCGAAACAGAACGAACGACAGGTCATCATCGCAGTGCACGAGCGAGAGCTGTTTGACTATCTTGCGCTCGAGTTAAGTCCCGCCTACGAAGGTGACGAACTCATAACCATCGAGCTGGGTGAACGCGCTGCCGACGAAGACCATGGCGTCACCCGTCATTTCTGGGAGCCGGACGTTGCCATCATCAACTAG